A genomic window from Algoriphagus sp. Y33 includes:
- a CDS encoding S8 family peptidase: MIKSKIQILAGLGIGLLVMGCNSSLILTAPPISYTNTNMKVAKLSDQESKHWGHLDLQKDTIPGMSVDRAYSELLKKKKGEQVIVAVIDSGIDLDHEDIKDVLWTNPGEKPGDGIDNDGNGYVDDIHGYNFLGESYNEQLEMARILRLKIGDEAYQQAAKSQLDEKLDEAKSALPQLKQIEQLVSMADQNMQKNLGKEFYSLADLEGYQPKNAQEERSLGMLMQVISYGEEIPAALKDMQKGIKYYGEQLKYNLNVDFNGRTPVGDDPYDISDTDYGDGNPAIRDPEESHGSHVAGIIAATRNNKKGVNGVAKKVKIMSIRAVPNGDEYDKDIALAIRYAADNGAKVINASFGKGFSPNSEWVYEALKYAASKDVLFVHSAGNDGIDLDSPENTNFPNDHSIEYSQEVANNYLTVGALTSAYGSDLVAVFSNYGKNNVDIFAPGDKIYSTMPHDSYEFQGGTSMAAPAVAGLAAMIRSYFPSLSAAQVKQIIMESGIPSTMKVQVGGPEGEVKSFSEISKSGKIANLYNALILASQVSNGNVSL; the protein is encoded by the coding sequence ATGATTAAAAGCAAGATTCAAATTTTGGCTGGGCTAGGCATTGGCCTATTGGTAATGGGATGTAATTCCTCATTAATATTGACAGCTCCTCCTATCAGTTACACAAATACCAACATGAAAGTAGCCAAACTCTCAGATCAAGAATCCAAACACTGGGGACATTTAGATTTACAAAAGGATACTATTCCCGGAATGAGCGTGGACCGTGCCTATTCAGAACTTCTAAAAAAGAAAAAAGGTGAGCAGGTAATCGTAGCAGTTATTGATTCCGGAATTGACCTTGATCATGAAGATATCAAAGATGTGCTTTGGACCAATCCAGGCGAGAAGCCGGGAGACGGGATAGATAATGACGGCAATGGCTATGTAGATGACATCCATGGATATAATTTCTTGGGAGAATCTTACAACGAGCAATTGGAAATGGCCCGGATCTTACGATTAAAAATCGGAGACGAAGCTTATCAACAAGCCGCCAAGTCACAATTGGATGAGAAGCTAGATGAAGCCAAATCAGCTTTACCTCAACTCAAACAGATAGAGCAGTTAGTTAGCATGGCTGATCAAAACATGCAAAAAAATCTGGGCAAAGAATTCTACTCTCTTGCAGACTTGGAAGGCTATCAGCCAAAAAATGCGCAAGAAGAAAGATCCTTAGGTATGCTAATGCAGGTAATTAGCTATGGAGAGGAAATTCCAGCCGCCCTAAAGGATATGCAGAAAGGAATCAAGTATTATGGTGAACAGCTCAAATACAATTTGAACGTGGACTTCAATGGACGCACTCCGGTAGGAGACGATCCTTATGATATTTCCGATACTGACTATGGCGATGGAAATCCGGCTATCAGAGACCCCGAAGAAAGCCATGGTTCACATGTGGCAGGGATCATTGCCGCTACCAGAAACAATAAAAAAGGGGTGAATGGGGTAGCTAAAAAAGTCAAAATCATGTCCATTCGGGCTGTTCCAAATGGAGATGAATACGATAAGGATATTGCTCTCGCCATCCGATATGCGGCAGACAATGGAGCTAAAGTGATCAATGCCAGTTTTGGAAAAGGATTTTCCCCCAATTCAGAATGGGTATATGAGGCCTTGAAATATGCCGCTTCCAAAGATGTTCTGTTTGTCCATTCAGCAGGAAATGACGGGATTGATCTCGACTCTCCAGAGAACACTAATTTCCCTAATGACCATTCTATTGAATACTCACAAGAAGTGGCCAACAACTACCTTACAGTGGGAGCATTGACATCTGCTTATGGATCAGATCTGGTCGCGGTATTTTCCAATTATGGAAAAAACAATGTGGACATCTTTGCCCCCGGGGATAAGATATACTCCACTATGCCCCATGATTCTTATGAATTTCAGGGAGGGACTTCCATGGCAGCTCCGGCTGTAGCAGGTTTGGCTGCAATGATAAGATCTTATTTTCCAAGCCTGAGCGCCGCCCAAGTAAAGCAAATCATTATGGAATCAGGAATCCCATCTACCATGAAAGTTCAGGTAGGCGGACCTGAAGGGGAAGTAAAATCCTTTTCAGAAATCTCCAAATCCGGTAAAATTGCCAACCTGTACAATGCGCTAATCCTGGCAAGCCAGGTTTCTAACGGAAACGTAAGCTTGTAA
- a CDS encoding macro domain-containing protein: MITYLTGNILDSKAEALVNTVNTVGVMGKGIALQFKKAYPNNFKAYNLACKTDQVKVGKLFVTKEANISGGEKFIINFPTKKDWRKPSEYEYIENGLQDLINVINTYNINSIAIPPLGAGNGGLEWEKVKTIIAKYLNGVDIEVFVYEPSSFIKEKLKKERVKLTDARALLLYVLYDLVRNGEYVSEFSSEKVAYFLQRFGAKKFFKLTYEPNFYGPYSSKVRFLLNTLNGSYVMGYSDMSKKPFDPLTLVSDGFEEVNNYIENRPELKVIATRTIEFLNGFYSDFALELLSSIDFISQKENSLNREIITEKLDTWSDRKRSMFSNPKYIDISLKHLSKVQF, translated from the coding sequence ATGATCACTTACTTAACAGGAAATATTCTTGACAGTAAAGCTGAGGCTTTAGTAAATACGGTCAATACAGTTGGAGTAATGGGAAAAGGTATCGCCCTACAATTTAAAAAAGCTTATCCAAATAATTTTAAAGCTTATAATTTAGCATGTAAAACCGATCAAGTTAAAGTAGGTAAACTTTTCGTTACTAAAGAAGCCAATATCAGTGGTGGTGAAAAATTCATTATAAATTTCCCTACAAAGAAAGATTGGAGAAAGCCTTCTGAATACGAATACATTGAAAATGGTCTTCAAGATTTAATAAATGTGATTAACACCTATAACATTAATAGTATAGCTATACCTCCATTGGGGGCAGGTAATGGTGGATTAGAATGGGAAAAAGTAAAAACCATAATAGCTAAATATTTAAATGGAGTTGATATTGAAGTCTTTGTTTATGAACCAAGTTCTTTTATTAAAGAAAAACTTAAGAAAGAGAGAGTAAAACTTACAGATGCAAGAGCACTACTTTTATATGTTCTTTATGATTTAGTGAGAAATGGAGAATATGTATCTGAATTCTCAAGTGAGAAAGTTGCATACTTTCTTCAAAGATTTGGCGCCAAAAAATTCTTTAAATTAACTTATGAGCCAAATTTTTATGGGCCATATTCTAGTAAAGTAAGGTTTTTGTTGAACACTTTAAATGGCAGTTATGTAATGGGTTACAGTGATATGAGTAAAAAACCATTTGACCCACTAACCCTTGTTTCGGATGGATTCGAGGAAGTTAATAACTATATTGAAAACAGGCCTGAGTTGAAAGTAATCGCAACAAGAACAATTGAATTCTTAAATGGTTTTTATTCTGATTTTGCACTTGAACTACTCTCATCAATAGACTTTATTTCTCAAAAAGAGAACAGTTTAAATCGAGAAATTATCACAGAAAAGCTTGATACATGGAGTGATCGAAAACGGTCAATGTTCTCAAACCCAAAGTACATAGATATCTCCTTAAAACACCTTAGTAAGGTTCAATTCTGA
- a CDS encoding DUF4433 domain-containing protein — MNLEQIKIYRILHIENIPHVLANGITHKNSSNSNPDFVGIGDLSLISNRKTRRVNIDNGSTFVPIEEIILGEFTPFYFGVKMPMLYVIQHGGNFVEKASKPEDIVYLACSLQSIVNSELIYYFSDGHATDSLTTFYSKEKITSLPAIIDWDSVTKSYWGGHENLNIKRKKQAEFLVKGDIPTDFIIGYVCYCDSAKIKLIELGINEQIVKVIPNAYY, encoded by the coding sequence ATGAATTTGGAGCAAATAAAAATCTATAGAATACTCCATATTGAGAATATCCCTCATGTTCTTGCCAACGGTATTACTCATAAAAATTCTTCAAATTCAAATCCTGATTTTGTCGGAATTGGTGACCTAAGCCTGATTAGTAATCGAAAAACGAGACGGGTTAATATTGATAACGGTAGTACATTTGTGCCGATTGAAGAAATCATACTAGGTGAATTCACTCCATTTTACTTCGGTGTTAAAATGCCGATGTTGTATGTAATACAGCATGGAGGAAATTTTGTAGAAAAAGCAAGTAAACCTGAAGATATAGTTTACCTTGCATGTTCCTTACAATCGATAGTTAACTCAGAATTGATTTATTATTTTTCGGATGGCCATGCGACAGATTCACTAACAACTTTCTATAGCAAAGAAAAAATTACAAGTTTACCAGCAATTATTGACTGGGATTCTGTCACTAAATCATACTGGGGTGGGCATGAAAATCTTAATATTAAAAGAAAGAAACAGGCTGAATTTTTAGTAAAGGGAGACATTCCGACTGACTTCATTATTGGATATGTTTGTTATTGCGATTCTGCAAAGATTAAGCTCATTGAACTCGGCATTAATGAGCAAATAGTTAAAGTTATTCCTAATGCATATTATTAA
- the eat gene encoding ethanolamine permease — MNQEKTELKRTLGPFMLWGLGVGYVISGMYFGWNLGLAEGGTLGLAVATFFIIIMYVTFTFSYTEMACAIPKAGGAFDYARLGLGKNWGFLAGMAQSIEFIFAPPAIAAAIGAYFNVFFPEISVTTIAIGAYLIFTFINITGVRFAAYFELVITIIAVLELLIFSGVSFTAFEFENLTTNALPNGWGGAFAAIPFAIWFFLAIEGVANVAEEAKNPQRNILIGFGYAILTLVILCVLTFTSAVGVNGWEAIVYPPGSAEPSDSPLPLALAKIVGESNILYHLLVTVGLFGLVASFHGIILAAGRSTLELGRERYVSPFVGKVNAKTKTPVNALLVNMGIGILALLTGKTGEIITIACFGALTLYIVSMIAFFALRKNHADLERPFRVPLFPYFPAIALVIAVIAMVAMSIYNLTLMAIFWGLVGFGYVSFRWYQREG, encoded by the coding sequence ATGAATCAGGAAAAAACTGAATTAAAACGCACGCTGGGGCCTTTTATGCTTTGGGGCTTGGGTGTAGGCTATGTGATATCAGGAATGTATTTCGGCTGGAATCTTGGACTTGCCGAAGGTGGTACATTGGGCTTGGCAGTGGCTACATTTTTTATCATTATTATGTATGTGACCTTTACCTTCAGCTATACTGAGATGGCCTGCGCTATTCCCAAAGCAGGAGGAGCATTTGATTATGCCCGGTTGGGATTAGGGAAAAACTGGGGATTCTTGGCAGGAATGGCGCAAAGCATTGAATTTATATTCGCTCCACCGGCCATAGCTGCTGCAATAGGTGCCTATTTCAATGTCTTTTTCCCTGAAATCAGTGTCACCACCATAGCGATTGGCGCTTACCTCATTTTCACTTTTATCAATATTACTGGTGTAAGATTCGCTGCCTATTTTGAATTGGTCATCACTATTATCGCGGTTCTTGAGTTGCTGATTTTCTCAGGAGTGAGTTTCACCGCATTTGAGTTTGAAAACTTAACTACCAATGCCTTGCCCAACGGCTGGGGTGGAGCCTTCGCAGCAATACCTTTTGCGATCTGGTTCTTCTTAGCTATCGAAGGCGTGGCAAATGTGGCGGAAGAAGCCAAGAACCCGCAACGGAATATTCTGATTGGATTTGGCTACGCAATCTTGACATTGGTGATTTTATGCGTTTTGACGTTTACTTCTGCAGTAGGAGTAAATGGTTGGGAAGCCATCGTTTACCCTCCCGGAAGTGCTGAGCCATCAGATTCTCCCTTGCCGCTTGCACTGGCCAAGATCGTCGGAGAAAGCAATATTCTTTATCATCTATTAGTTACAGTTGGTTTGTTTGGTTTGGTTGCTTCCTTTCATGGGATCATTCTGGCTGCAGGCAGATCAACTTTAGAACTTGGCAGAGAGCGCTACGTGAGTCCTTTTGTGGGAAAAGTAAATGCGAAAACCAAAACTCCTGTCAATGCGCTTCTAGTCAATATGGGCATTGGAATTTTGGCATTGCTCACTGGTAAAACAGGCGAAATTATCACCATTGCATGCTTTGGTGCCTTGACGCTTTACATTGTCTCTATGATTGCATTCTTTGCTTTAAGGAAAAATCATGCAGATTTAGAGAGACCCTTCAGGGTACCCCTTTTCCCCTATTTCCCAGCTATTGCCTTGGTGATTGCTGTAATTGCCATGGTGGCCATGAGCATCTACAATTTGACTTTAATGGCAATTTTCTGGGGATTGGTAGGTTTTGGGTATGTGAGTTTTCGATGGTATCAGAGGGAGGGGTAA
- the eutC gene encoding ethanolamine ammonia-lyase subunit EutC, whose product MSDSSNSWEKLKEFTDARIALGRTGGSLKTAELLSFRKDHALAKDAVWTALDFPLLQRALEKLNLPHLMLNSEAQDRETYIKRPDLGRKLSRESIATITNSNHAPADISILVADGLSANAISIHAINFLEEFLPLITQFSLAPICLVSQARVAISDQIGELFSSKLSIILIGERPGLSSPYSMGIYLTYNPKAGNTDEKRNCISNIRTSGLPYAYAAGKLAFLCSEALRLKLSGVLLKDTFDHHLLKNESGKN is encoded by the coding sequence ATGAGCGATTCTTCCAATTCCTGGGAAAAGTTAAAGGAATTCACCGATGCCAGAATCGCATTAGGAAGGACGGGTGGCAGCCTCAAAACAGCTGAACTATTAAGTTTTCGAAAAGACCATGCACTGGCAAAAGATGCTGTTTGGACTGCGCTGGACTTTCCTCTATTGCAGCGAGCGTTAGAGAAATTAAACCTTCCTCACCTTATGCTGAACAGTGAAGCCCAAGACAGGGAAACCTACATCAAACGTCCGGATCTGGGGAGAAAACTCAGTAGAGAATCCATCGCAACAATAACAAATTCAAATCATGCACCGGCAGATATTTCCATCCTTGTCGCAGATGGTCTTTCCGCTAATGCCATTTCAATCCATGCGATTAACTTCCTAGAGGAATTTTTACCCTTGATAACCCAATTTTCACTGGCTCCTATTTGTCTGGTCAGTCAGGCTAGAGTTGCAATCAGTGATCAGATAGGAGAATTATTTTCCAGTAAACTATCAATTATCCTGATCGGGGAAAGACCCGGTTTGAGCTCTCCCTATAGCATGGGGATTTATTTGACATATAACCCAAAAGCAGGAAATACGGATGAAAAAAGAAACTGCATTTCCAATATTCGAACCAGCGGTTTGCCCTATGCTTATGCAGCTGGAAAACTCGCTTTCTTATGCTCAGAAGCACTGAGATTGAAACTTTCCGGTGTCCTCTTGAAGGATACTTTTGACCATCATCTCCTAAAAAATGAATCAGGAAAAAACTGA